The proteins below come from a single Cricetulus griseus strain 17A/GY chromosome 6, alternate assembly CriGri-PICRH-1.0, whole genome shotgun sequence genomic window:
- the Chrm4 gene encoding muscarinic acetylcholine receptor M4 — protein MANFTPVNGSSANQSVRLVTATHNHLETVEMVFIATVTGSLSLVTVVGNILVMLSIKVNRQLQTVNNYFLFSLACADLIIGVFSMNLYTVYIIKGYWPLGAVVCDLWLALDYVVSNASVMNLLIISFDRYFCVTKPLTYPARRTTKMAGLMIAAAWVLSFVLWAPAILFWQFVVGKRTVPDNQCFIQFLSNPAVTFGTAIAAFYLPVIIMTVLYIHISLASRSRVHKHRPEGPKEKKAKTLAFLKSPLMKPSIKKPPPGGASREELRNGKLEEAPPPALPPPPRPVADKDTSNESSSGSATQNTKERPPTELSTTEATTPALPAPTLQPRTLNPASKWSKIQIVTKQTGNECVTAIEIVPATPAGMRPAANVARKFASIARNQVRKKRQMAARERKVTRTIFAILLAFILTWTPYNVMVLVNTFCQSCIPERVWSIGYWLCYVNSTINPACYALCNATFKKTFRHLLLCQYRNIGTAR, from the coding sequence ATGGCAAATTTCACACCAGTCAACGGCAGCTCAGCCAATCAGTCTGTGCGCCTCGTCACAGCAACCCACAACCACCTGGAGACAGTGGAGATGGTGTTCATTGCCACAGTGACAGGCTCTCTGAGCCTGGTGACTGTTGTGGGTAACATCCTGGTGATGCTGTCCATCAAAGTCAACAGGCAGCTGCAGACAGTCAACAACTACTTCCTGTTCAGCCTGGCATGTGCCGATCTCATCATAGGTGTATTCTCAATGAACCTCTACACCGTGTACATCATCAAGGGCTACTGGCCCCTGGGAGCGGTGGTCTGTGACTTGTGGCTGGCCCTGGACTATGTAGTGAGCAATGCCTCTGTCATGAACCTTCTCATCATCAGCTTTGACCGCTACTTCTGCGTCACTAAACCCCTCACCTACCCTGCCCGCCGCACGACTAAAATGGCAGGCCTCATGATTGCTGCTGCCTGGGTGCTGTCCTTTGTGCTCTGGGCCCCTGCCATCTTGTTCTGGCAGTTTGTGGTGGGCAAGAGGACAGTGCCTGACAACCAGTGTTTCATCCAGTTCTTGTCCAACCCGGCAGTGACCTTTGGCACAGCCATTGCTGCCTTCTACCTGCCCGTGATCATCATGACGGTGCTGTACATTCACATCTCACTGGCAAGTCGCAGTCGAGTCCACAAGCATCGACCTGAGGGTCCCAAGGAGAAGAAGGCCAAGACTCTGGCTTTCCTCAAGAGCCCCCTGATGAAGCCGAGTATCAAGAAACCTCCACCAGGGGGCGCCTCTCGAGAGGAGTTGCGCAACGGGAAGCTGGAAGAGGCCCCTCCGCCAGCCCTGCCCCCGCCTCCACGCCCAGTGGCCGACAAGGACACTTCCAATGAGTCTAGCTCGGGCAGTGCCACCCAAAACACCAAGGAACGGCCGCCCACAGAACTGTCCACCACAGAGGCCACCACACCAGCCCTGCCCGCCCCTACCCTGCAGCCACGAACCCTCAATCCAGCCTCCAAATGGTCCAAGATTCAGATTGTAACAAAGCAGACGGGCAATGAGTGTGTGACAGCCATCGAGATTGTACCCGCCACGCCAGCTGGCATGCGCCCAGCAGCCAATGTGGCCCGAAAGTTCGCCAGCATCGCTCGCAACCAGGTGCGAAAGAAGCGACAGATGGCGGCCCGGGAGCGCAAAGTAACTCGGACCATCTTTGCCATTCTGCTCGCCTTCATCCTCACCTGGACACCCTACAATGTCATGGTCCTGGTGAACACCTTTTGCCAGAGCTGTATCCCTGAGAGGGTGTGGTCCATCGGCTACTGGCTCTGCTACGTCAACAGCACCATTAACCCTGCTTGCTATGCACTCTGCAATGCCACTTTCAAAAAGACCTTCCGGCACCTCCTGCTGTGCCAGTATCGGAACATCGGCACAGCCAGGTAG